In Rhodanobacter denitrificans, a single window of DNA contains:
- the ltaE gene encoding low-specificity L-threonine aldolase has product MEWVDLRSDTVTRPTAAMRAAMLGAEVGDDVYGEDPTVNALQQRLADELGFDAGLFVPSGTQSNLLALMSHCERGDEYLVGADAHTYKFEGGGAAVLGSIQPQPIVQAADGSLPLERIEAAIKPVDPHFARTRVLALENTWHGRTLPLDYLQAAHDTARAHGLGLHLDGARLFNAAIACNVPAREIARHFDTVSVCLSKGLGAPVGSVLLGSHALIDKARRWRKVAGGGWRQAGMLAAAGQYALDHHVARLADDHRRAAYLAGRLREIAGVDLLGQYTNMVFIDVPAGRLRELDVHLRDAGIRISIGYLPTLRLVTHLDVDDAGIERTAAAFAEFFGRG; this is encoded by the coding sequence GTGGAATGGGTGGATCTGCGCAGCGATACGGTGACGCGTCCGACCGCGGCGATGCGCGCGGCGATGCTGGGGGCCGAGGTCGGTGACGACGTCTACGGCGAAGACCCGACCGTCAACGCGTTGCAGCAGCGGCTGGCCGACGAGCTCGGCTTCGACGCCGGCCTGTTCGTGCCCAGCGGCACCCAGTCCAACCTGCTGGCGTTGATGAGCCATTGCGAGCGCGGCGACGAATACCTGGTCGGCGCGGACGCGCACACCTACAAATTCGAAGGCGGCGGCGCGGCGGTGCTCGGCTCGATCCAGCCGCAGCCGATCGTGCAGGCGGCCGACGGCAGCCTGCCGCTGGAGCGCATCGAGGCAGCGATCAAGCCGGTCGACCCGCATTTCGCGCGCACCCGCGTGCTGGCGCTGGAGAACACCTGGCATGGCCGCACGCTGCCGCTGGACTACCTGCAGGCGGCCCACGACACGGCACGCGCGCACGGTCTTGGCCTGCACCTGGACGGCGCGCGGCTGTTCAATGCGGCAATCGCCTGCAACGTGCCGGCGCGCGAGATCGCGCGCCACTTCGATACGGTGTCGGTGTGCCTGTCCAAGGGGCTCGGCGCGCCAGTCGGTTCGGTGTTGCTCGGTTCGCACGCGCTGATCGACAAGGCGCGGCGCTGGCGCAAGGTCGCCGGCGGCGGCTGGCGCCAGGCCGGCATGCTCGCCGCAGCCGGCCAGTACGCGCTGGATCACCACGTGGCGCGGCTGGCCGACGACCATCGCCGCGCCGCTTATCTCGCCGGACGTCTGCGCGAGATCGCCGGCGTCGACCTGCTCGGCCAGTACACCAACATGGTGTTCATCGACGTGCCCGCCGGGCGCCTGCGCGAACTGGACGTCCATCTGCGCGACGCCGGCATCCGCATCAGCATCGGCTACCTGCCCACGCTGCGGCTGGTGACGCATCTGGATGTCGACGACGCCGGCATCGAGCGCACGGCCGCAGCATTTGCGGAATTTTTCGGGCGCGGCTGA
- a CDS encoding hybrid sensor histidine kinase/response regulator translates to MFSAVLLVLALGLAAPASGVPAPAAVATQADPLPTPQFRRYDTSDGLPSTSVYAVTQDRAGAIWFGTKGGLARFDGVGFTVFRHAENDPDSLYNNGIATLMVDRQGRLWAAGLNAGLNRYDEARGTFRHWGHDPADSASLASDRVWAVAQTADGSLWVGSAGGLDRMRPDEGGFEHVVDPPLGATPAAVGTVAALYVDRHERMWIGSSHGVFVREADGTIWRVPSAEPRRTIDAWRIDGSGDEVRIAATDGLWIVGADGVARRFGAGVIPDTNVMSSVRDDAGRLWVGTQRGLFLQARPGGPVTAVADQPVLYGNLPGTWVWQLMVDREGGLWAVLYDGGVAYLGPGWNRFSRFTHMPDDPSSLRDAIATTMARGKDGRHVWVGQRGGRVDRLDPVAGTVEHVISGLRGDVVGMTEDASNRLWVVVQGALYRDTDGRLDRVDPTGAKLQRPLEVEPGPDGQMYARTFGQGLFRIDPETLAVQPVPMDGSSDKVRWGSQMTLHDGVFWYASDGGMMWLDTAQGRFVMVPGGPTGQSVDAFDFTADGLWMANADGLVHYRRGDDGIVADRRIDAAHGWPSVNVTDLRVDAAGRVWVFGHDGLWRFAPDTGAFRSFGLQDGLTNGEFFRGYARMPSGYIYAATLGGVVAFNPDRSNRQTSVPQMALTQARVRHRGVTQVLPIGTQPLHMDWHDSQLAIEARVFSYVAPAANRYRFRLHGFDSDWVDTGSRGERDFSGLGAGDYTLDVMAAGANGQWVRLATPLRIHVEAPPWRRWWAWAIYVLLAAALVGLVLHGWRRRLAQRHHVQLVEQQRQLAEAASAAKTQFLATLSHEIRTPMTGVMGMAELLLSTPLNRQQHDYTQAMQRSGGMLLKLLNDALDLARIEAGRLELEPVPFDPRQLLEDVAQLEQGLAHAKGIRFVLALADELPAQLLGDAVRIKQILLNLANNALKFTEHGSVTLSAQRQPEGLQFSVSDTGPGIPEASQARLFQRFEQAESPQRRAGSGLGLAICRELVEMMGGSIELESRLGHGSTFRVRLPLVEPAAPAPVERPSGRRYRLLLVEDDTIVAAVIRGLLEREGHAVVHVVNGLAALAELAHAQFDAVLLDLDLPGVDGFQIARLIRQRELAGRHLPIVAVTARQGSEDEAKARAAGMDGFLRKPLSGEQLAAALARVVDGAAAPA, encoded by the coding sequence ATGTTTTCGGCAGTCTTGCTGGTCCTGGCCCTCGGGCTGGCCGCGCCCGCGTCAGGCGTGCCGGCACCCGCCGCTGTCGCGACGCAGGCCGATCCGCTGCCGACCCCACAGTTCCGTCGCTACGACACCTCGGACGGGTTGCCGAGCACCAGCGTCTATGCCGTGACGCAGGATCGCGCCGGTGCGATCTGGTTCGGCACCAAGGGCGGCCTGGCGCGCTTCGACGGCGTCGGCTTCACGGTGTTCCGGCATGCCGAGAATGATCCGGACTCGTTGTACAACAACGGCATCGCCACGCTGATGGTTGATCGGCAGGGCCGGCTGTGGGCCGCCGGCCTGAACGCGGGCCTGAACCGCTACGACGAGGCCCGCGGTACGTTCCGCCACTGGGGGCACGACCCGGCCGACTCCGCCAGCCTGGCCAGCGACAGGGTATGGGCGGTTGCGCAGACCGCCGATGGCAGCTTGTGGGTGGGCAGCGCCGGCGGGCTCGACCGGATGCGTCCGGACGAGGGCGGCTTCGAGCACGTGGTCGATCCGCCGCTCGGCGCCACGCCGGCCGCGGTCGGCACCGTGGCCGCGCTGTACGTGGATCGCCACGAGCGGATGTGGATCGGCAGCAGCCATGGCGTGTTCGTGCGCGAGGCCGATGGCACGATCTGGCGTGTGCCCTCGGCCGAACCGCGGCGGACCATCGACGCGTGGCGGATCGACGGCAGCGGCGACGAGGTGCGCATCGCCGCCACCGACGGTCTGTGGATCGTCGGCGCCGACGGCGTGGCACGCCGCTTCGGCGCCGGCGTGATTCCCGACACCAACGTGATGAGCAGCGTGCGCGACGACGCCGGCCGCCTGTGGGTCGGCACGCAGAGGGGCCTGTTCCTGCAGGCGCGCCCGGGCGGGCCGGTGACCGCGGTGGCCGACCAGCCGGTGCTCTACGGCAACTTGCCCGGTACCTGGGTATGGCAGCTGATGGTCGACCGTGAAGGCGGCCTGTGGGCGGTGCTGTACGACGGCGGCGTGGCGTACCTGGGGCCGGGCTGGAACCGCTTCAGCCGCTTCACCCACATGCCGGACGACCCGTCCAGTTTGCGCGACGCGATCGCGACCACGATGGCGCGCGGCAAGGACGGTCGCCATGTGTGGGTGGGCCAGCGCGGCGGCCGTGTCGACCGGCTCGATCCGGTGGCCGGCACGGTCGAGCACGTGATATCGGGACTGCGCGGCGACGTGGTCGGCATGACCGAGGACGCGAGTAACCGCTTGTGGGTGGTGGTGCAGGGCGCGTTGTATCGCGATACTGACGGGCGGCTCGATCGGGTCGATCCGACCGGCGCGAAGCTGCAACGGCCGCTGGAGGTGGAGCCCGGGCCGGACGGCCAGATGTATGCGCGCACCTTCGGCCAGGGCCTGTTCCGCATCGACCCGGAGACGCTGGCGGTGCAGCCGGTGCCGATGGACGGCTCCAGCGACAAGGTGCGCTGGGGCAGCCAGATGACGCTGCACGACGGCGTCTTCTGGTACGCCAGCGACGGCGGCATGATGTGGCTGGACACGGCGCAGGGCCGTTTCGTGATGGTGCCGGGCGGGCCGACCGGGCAATCCGTCGATGCCTTCGATTTCACCGCCGACGGGCTGTGGATGGCCAATGCCGACGGGCTGGTCCACTACCGCCGCGGCGACGACGGCATCGTGGCCGATCGCCGGATCGACGCGGCGCATGGCTGGCCATCGGTCAACGTCACCGACCTGCGCGTCGATGCCGCCGGCCGGGTCTGGGTGTTTGGCCACGACGGCCTGTGGCGGTTCGCGCCGGACACCGGCGCGTTCCGTTCGTTCGGCCTGCAGGACGGCCTGACCAACGGCGAGTTCTTCCGCGGCTACGCGCGGATGCCCAGCGGCTACATCTATGCTGCCACCCTGGGTGGCGTGGTGGCGTTCAACCCGGACCGGAGCAACCGGCAGACCAGCGTGCCGCAGATGGCGCTCACCCAGGCCCGGGTGCGCCACCGCGGCGTCACCCAGGTACTGCCGATCGGCACGCAGCCCCTGCACATGGACTGGCACGACAGCCAGCTCGCGATCGAGGCGCGGGTGTTCTCCTACGTCGCGCCGGCTGCCAACCGCTACCGTTTCCGGCTGCACGGTTTCGACAGCGACTGGGTGGACACCGGCAGCCGCGGCGAGCGCGATTTCAGCGGTCTCGGCGCCGGCGACTACACGCTCGACGTGATGGCCGCGGGCGCGAACGGCCAATGGGTGCGCCTGGCCACGCCGTTGCGCATCCACGTCGAGGCGCCGCCGTGGCGGCGCTGGTGGGCGTGGGCGATCTACGTGCTGCTCGCGGCCGCGCTGGTCGGCCTGGTGCTGCACGGTTGGCGCCGGCGCCTGGCGCAGCGGCACCACGTGCAGCTGGTCGAGCAGCAGCGGCAGCTGGCGGAGGCGGCGAGTGCGGCGAAGACGCAGTTCCTGGCCACGCTGAGCCACGAGATCCGCACGCCGATGACCGGCGTGATGGGCATGGCCGAACTGCTCTTGAGCACGCCGCTGAATCGCCAGCAGCACGACTACACGCAGGCGATGCAGCGCTCCGGCGGGATGCTCTTGAAGCTGCTGAACGACGCGCTGGACCTGGCGCGGATCGAGGCGGGCCGGCTGGAGCTGGAGCCGGTGCCGTTCGATCCGCGGCAACTGCTGGAGGACGTGGCGCAGCTGGAGCAGGGCCTGGCGCACGCCAAAGGCATCCGCTTCGTGCTGGCGCTGGCCGACGAGCTGCCGGCGCAGCTGCTCGGCGATGCGGTGCGGATCAAGCAGATCCTGCTGAACCTGGCCAACAACGCACTGAAGTTCACCGAGCACGGCAGCGTGACGCTGAGCGCGCAGCGCCAGCCCGAGGGCCTGCAGTTCAGCGTGAGCGACACCGGCCCGGGCATTCCCGAGGCCAGCCAGGCGCGGCTGTTCCAGCGCTTCGAGCAGGCGGAGAGTCCGCAGCGGCGCGCCGGCAGCGGGCTGGGGCTGGCGATCTGCCGCGAGCTGGTGGAGATGATGGGCGGCAGCATCGAGCTGGAATCGCGGCTGGGCCACGGCAGCACGTTCCGCGTGCGGCTGCCGCTGGTCGAGCCGGCGGCGCCGGCGCCGGTGGAGCGGCCGAGCGGTCGCCGCTACCGGCTGCTGCTGGTGGAGGACGACACCATCGTGGCCGCGGTGATCCGCGGCCTGCTGGAGCGCGAGGGCCACGCGGTGGTGCACGTGGTGAACGGGCTGGCGGCGCTGGCCGAGTTGGCGCACGCGCAGTTCGACGCGGTGCTGCTGGATCTGGACCTGCCGGGCGTGGACGGTTTCCAGATCGCGCGGCTGATCCGCCAGCGCGAGCTGGCCGGGCGGCACCTGCCGATCGTGGCGGTGACCGCGCGCCAGGGCAGCGAGGACGAGGCGAAGGCGCGCGCGGCGGGCATGGACGGCTTCCTGCGCAAGCCGCTCAGCGGCGAACAGCTGGCGGCGGCGCTGGCGCGGGTGGTCGACGGCGCGGCCGCGCCGGCGTGA
- the lptF gene encoding LPS export ABC transporter permease LptF, with translation MLSILDRYFLRELAQTVTATVVVLLVVVAGSAFAKVLEQVANGSFPASVMFQVLGLRTLDGLTNMLPLAGFVGVLLGLGRMYRESEMHVLSSSGMGPRGLLRPVLLLGALLVALTALVSLWLGPWAVRTSDALVAEANRSVIAAGLDAGRFTELPGKGGIIFVDSLSRDGSKLGRTFVATQSEGKNGPPHLKVVSATSGELYQESNGEGRFIAFKDGWQYDIPLGANNWRQMQYRRNDTSLSSVQADDDDDPAHSKSSWALFRSDDPTDRAEFAWRANAPPLTFVLLLLALPLSRQSPREPKYGRLLLAVVTFYLYYTLLALGRAQIGKGHWHGEAPLWALHALVLALALWMLWKQYAPRKLRKRRVLPGLPA, from the coding sequence ATGCTGAGCATCCTCGACCGCTACTTCCTGCGCGAGCTGGCGCAGACCGTGACCGCCACCGTGGTGGTGCTGCTGGTGGTCGTGGCCGGCAGCGCGTTCGCCAAGGTGCTGGAGCAGGTGGCCAACGGCAGCTTCCCGGCCAGCGTGATGTTCCAGGTGCTGGGTCTGCGCACGCTCGACGGCCTCACCAACATGCTGCCGCTGGCCGGCTTCGTCGGCGTGCTGCTGGGGCTGGGGCGGATGTACCGCGAGAGCGAGATGCACGTGCTGTCATCGTCCGGCATGGGACCGCGCGGATTGCTGCGTCCGGTGCTGCTGCTCGGCGCGCTGCTGGTCGCGCTCACCGCGCTGGTTTCGCTGTGGCTGGGGCCGTGGGCGGTGCGCACCAGCGACGCGCTGGTGGCCGAGGCGAACCGCTCGGTGATCGCGGCCGGCCTCGACGCGGGGCGCTTCACCGAACTGCCGGGCAAGGGCGGCATCATTTTCGTCGACAGCCTGAGTCGCGACGGCAGCAAGCTGGGACGCACGTTCGTGGCAACGCAGAGCGAGGGCAAGAATGGCCCGCCGCACCTGAAGGTGGTCAGCGCGACCAGCGGCGAGCTGTACCAGGAGAGCAACGGCGAAGGCCGCTTCATCGCGTTCAAGGACGGCTGGCAGTACGACATTCCGCTCGGCGCGAACAACTGGCGGCAGATGCAGTACCGGCGCAACGACACCTCGCTGTCCAGCGTGCAGGCCGACGACGACGATGATCCGGCGCACTCCAAGAGCAGCTGGGCACTGTTCCGTTCGGACGACCCGACCGACCGCGCCGAATTCGCCTGGCGCGCCAACGCGCCGCCGTTGACCTTCGTGCTGCTGCTGCTGGCGTTGCCGCTGTCGCGGCAGAGTCCGCGCGAACCGAAATACGGCCGCCTGCTGCTGGCGGTGGTCACGTTCTATCTCTATTACACGCTGCTGGCGCTGGGCCGCGCGCAGATCGGCAAGGGCCACTGGCATGGCGAGGCGCCGCTGTGGGCGCTGCATGCGCTGGTGCTGGCGCTGGCGCTGTGGATGCTGTGGAAGCAGTACGCTCCGCGCAAGCTGCGCAAGCGGCGCGTGCTGCCGGGCTTGCCGGCATGA
- a CDS encoding leucyl aminopeptidase — MTLQFSLGSAAPATVDSACVLVGVYEQGVLTSAAAQLDSAAGGMIKRQVESGDISGKAGSTTVLFAPAGVAAQRVLVVGLGAQKSFDAARYQKVNIEAARSLGRLPVANAVSYLSEVEVPGRDSAWRVRIAALACDHAAYRYTATFKPRDKSKQTELAALTFAAGTDAQGGLDQAVAIAEGVRFARELANLPPNICNPAYIAAQAQAFAEAQGKVSCSVLDEAAMAKLGFGSLLAVARGSVNKPRLIALEYKGGHDGAKPYVLVGKGVTFDSGGISLKPGAGMEEMKFDMGGAAGVLGAFVAAVKMGLKLNLACVVPAVENMPDGDSYRPSDVLTSLSGLTIEVLNTDAEGRLILCDALTYAAQTYQPQALVDAATLTGACVIALGKHATGLMSKHDDLAAELLAAGEETLDRAWRLPLWDDYQAQLESGFADVANIGGKSAGAITAGCFLSRFTDGQRWAHLDIAGTAWEEGRKGLATGRPVALLAQWLLDRSEQ; from the coding sequence ATGACGCTCCAGTTCAGCCTCGGCTCCGCCGCTCCTGCCACCGTCGACAGCGCCTGCGTGCTGGTCGGCGTCTACGAACAGGGCGTGCTGACCAGTGCGGCGGCCCAGCTGGACAGCGCCGCCGGCGGCATGATCAAGCGCCAGGTGGAGAGCGGCGACATCAGCGGCAAGGCCGGTTCCACCACCGTGCTGTTCGCGCCGGCCGGTGTCGCCGCGCAACGCGTGCTGGTGGTCGGCCTCGGCGCGCAGAAATCGTTCGACGCCGCGCGCTACCAGAAGGTGAACATCGAGGCGGCGCGCTCGCTCGGCCGCCTGCCGGTGGCGAACGCGGTGTCCTACCTCAGCGAGGTGGAGGTGCCCGGTCGCGACAGCGCCTGGCGCGTGCGCATCGCCGCGCTGGCCTGCGACCACGCCGCGTACCGCTACACCGCCACGTTCAAGCCACGCGACAAGAGCAAGCAGACGGAGCTGGCCGCGCTGACGTTCGCCGCCGGCACCGACGCGCAAGGCGGGCTGGACCAGGCGGTGGCGATCGCCGAGGGCGTGCGCTTCGCGCGCGAACTGGCCAACCTGCCGCCGAACATCTGCAACCCGGCCTACATCGCGGCGCAGGCGCAGGCCTTCGCCGAGGCGCAGGGCAAGGTCAGCTGCAGCGTGCTGGACGAAGCCGCGATGGCGAAGCTCGGCTTCGGCTCGCTGCTGGCGGTGGCGCGCGGCTCGGTCAACAAGCCGCGCCTGATCGCGCTCGAATACAAGGGCGGCCACGACGGCGCCAAGCCGTACGTGCTGGTCGGCAAGGGCGTCACCTTCGACTCCGGCGGCATCAGCCTGAAGCCCGGCGCCGGCATGGAAGAGATGAAGTTCGACATGGGCGGCGCTGCCGGCGTGCTCGGCGCGTTCGTCGCTGCGGTGAAGATGGGCCTGAAGCTCAACCTGGCATGCGTGGTGCCGGCCGTGGAGAACATGCCCGACGGCGACAGCTACCGCCCCAGCGACGTGCTGACCAGCCTGTCCGGGCTCACCATCGAAGTGCTCAACACCGACGCCGAAGGCCGCCTGATCCTGTGCGACGCGCTCACCTATGCGGCGCAGACGTATCAGCCGCAGGCGCTGGTCGACGCGGCCACGCTCACCGGCGCCTGCGTGATCGCGCTGGGCAAGCACGCCACCGGCCTGATGAGCAAGCACGATGACCTCGCCGCCGAACTGCTCGCCGCCGGCGAGGAAACGCTGGACCGCGCCTGGCGCCTGCCGCTGTGGGACGACTACCAGGCGCAGCTTGAATCGGGCTTCGCCGACGTCGCCAACATCGGCGGCAAGAGCGCCGGCGCGATCACCGCCGGCTGTTTCCTGTCGCGCTTCACCGACGGCCAGCGCTGGGCGCACCTGGACATCGCCGGCACCGCCTGGGAGGAAGGCCGCAAGGGCCTCGCCACCGGCCGCCCGGTGGCGCTGCTGGCGCAGTGGCTGTTGGACCGGAGCGAGCAGTGA
- a CDS encoding DNA polymerase III subunit chi, protein MRADFYLIDKPRFREQPLLLVCELVNKAFAGGQPMLILARDFAQAEALDELLWAFDDDAMIPHQLAGDDDDDETAVLIVPPGVDSADRPLLINLRESCPAGRYQRVLEVVAADPAEREGSRTRWREYQRLGFELHKYDM, encoded by the coding sequence ATGCGCGCCGACTTCTACCTGATCGACAAGCCGCGCTTTCGCGAACAGCCGCTGCTGCTGGTCTGCGAGCTGGTGAACAAGGCATTCGCCGGCGGGCAGCCGATGCTGATCCTGGCTCGCGACTTTGCCCAGGCCGAAGCGCTGGACGAACTGCTGTGGGCGTTCGACGACGACGCCATGATCCCGCACCAGCTGGCTGGCGACGATGACGACGACGAGACGGCGGTACTGATCGTGCCGCCGGGCGTGGACAGCGCCGACCGGCCGCTGCTGATCAACCTGCGCGAGAGCTGCCCCGCCGGCCGCTACCAGCGCGTGCTGGAAGTGGTCGCCGCCGACCCGGCCGAACGCGAGGGTTCACGCACGCGCTGGCGCGAATACCAGCGACTGGGTTTCGAGCTGCACAAGTACGACATGTGA
- the lptG gene encoding LPS export ABC transporter permease LptG, giving the protein MTVFNIKRVDRLVALSVLGSMLMVWLVLTGFDAVRILLVQLGHVGKNGYTTSSALAYVLVTFPRRAYEMFGNAALIGGLLGLGGLAGTGELTALRAAGMSRLRIAGSAVGVVAVLIVGVVVMGETLAPWGDQQAQAMQLRTKTGSLGMGTSSGLWARDGASVINARGTSLKQRGGVGVVQLSDVRVFTFSPDGRLDRFIWARTAEHNGRQWVLHDARITTLDAQGTHASMAAALPWQSSLDPQVLAQSVIQPQYLSMRDLRRNMDYLEGNGQSPGTYAVAFWGRALYPLNVLVLVLCAMPFAFGSLRSGGLGKRMFIGILLALGWYFLQQAMVNFGTVYGMPPLLANLLPALILVTAAWLYFRRRV; this is encoded by the coding sequence ATGACGGTGTTCAACATCAAGCGGGTCGACCGGCTGGTCGCGCTGAGCGTGCTCGGCTCGATGCTGATGGTGTGGCTGGTGCTGACTGGCTTCGATGCGGTGAGGATACTGCTGGTGCAGCTGGGGCACGTCGGCAAGAACGGATACACCACGAGCAGCGCGCTGGCCTATGTGCTGGTGACCTTCCCGCGCCGCGCCTACGAGATGTTCGGCAACGCCGCGTTGATCGGCGGCCTGCTCGGCCTGGGCGGGCTGGCCGGCACCGGCGAGCTCACCGCGCTGCGCGCCGCCGGCATGTCGCGCCTGCGCATCGCCGGCTCGGCGGTCGGCGTGGTCGCGGTGCTGATCGTCGGCGTGGTGGTCATGGGCGAGACGCTGGCGCCGTGGGGCGACCAGCAGGCGCAGGCGATGCAGCTGCGCACGAAGACCGGCAGCCTCGGCATGGGCACCAGCAGCGGGCTGTGGGCACGCGACGGCGCCAGCGTGATCAACGCCCGCGGCACCTCGCTGAAGCAGCGCGGCGGCGTCGGCGTGGTGCAGCTGAGCGACGTGCGCGTATTCACCTTCAGTCCCGACGGCAGACTAGACCGCTTCATCTGGGCCAGGACCGCCGAGCACAACGGCCGGCAGTGGGTGCTGCACGACGCGCGCATCACCACGCTGGATGCGCAGGGCACCCATGCCAGCATGGCGGCCGCGCTGCCGTGGCAGTCCAGCCTCGATCCGCAGGTGCTGGCGCAGTCGGTGATCCAGCCGCAGTACCTTTCCATGCGCGACCTGCGCCGCAACATGGACTACCTGGAAGGCAACGGCCAGAGTCCCGGCACCTACGCGGTGGCGTTCTGGGGGCGTGCGCTGTATCCGCTCAACGTACTGGTGCTGGTGCTGTGCGCGATGCCGTTCGCGTTCGGCTCGCTGCGCTCCGGCGGCCTCGGCAAGCGCATGTTCATCGGCATCCTGCTTGCGCTGGGCTGGTACTTCCTGCAGCAGGCGATGGTCAACTTCGGCACCGTGTACGGCATGCCGCCGCTGCTGGCGAACCTGCTGCCGGCGCTGATCCTGGTGACGGCGGCGTGGCTGTATTTCCGCCGCCGCGTCTGA